GTTACTTTAAATTACTATCTGAGCAATTGATGATACCAGCTTTTTTTTACTATGGGCGAAAAAATCAGTGTTAAGCAGCGTATTGGACCGCAAAATGGTAGGATTGTACGGGGTAAAAGCGGTCGGGGGTGCCATCCGTCTACAGGAAAAGGGAAAGCCCGGGGTAGAAGAAAGCCCCGGGCAGAAGAAAGCCTGGGCTAATATAAGAAAACCTTTCAGGTTATTATAGAGACATTCACAAGGTTTGGGTTAAGGCAGAGAGAATTGCGGTGTGATCAAATCATTAAAATCATGGCATTTACATCCTGTCCAAACAAATCATTCGGAACTTCGATATAATACCCCAAAGGGGTTATTTATATTAGCCCCGGGTTTCCTACCCGGGGCGGTTTCTAACCGGGGCGTTTGGTATTCCCGGGGCGATCTTGTATCTTCTAAGGCAAAAAGGTTTTTGGGACACCTGACCAATCTGTGATTCCCTTCCTCCCGCGATAATAGCCCAAGGGTCCCCCCAAACGGATCCCTTCACGCTTTCGCCATTGACGCCCGGGGGTGACCCAATCTATCGCCTTTAGCCCCATAAAAATCCTGCTATCTATTTCCTATCAATGATGCACCGTTAGATAGTCGTCCTTACAGGACATGTTCCTCCGTGAAGATCGAAAAAGAGAGTGTGTGTGTCAAAAAAACAGGGTGACCCAATCCATTGCCTTTAGCCCCATGAAACTCTTTCCTATGATCATTAATTAGTAATTTTGGTATCGCCTTTAGCCCCATAAGTAGCCTTCCTATTATCAACACAAATCAGGGATTCAAAAGATGCGCACTTTAAGAGACTAAGAATCAATATAAGCATAGCCAGAGAGGCAGAGTGTAAGAGGGGTAGAGAAGTAGAGGGAAAGAGGGGGAAAGAGGGGGAAAGAGGGGGAAAGAGGGGGAAAGAGGGGGAAAGAGGGGGAAAGAGGTAAAGCGGGTTTATCTACACTCCCGCCTTCCTCATCATATCACCCCTGTTGATACACCTACTCTTCTTCGTCACTGTCAAGAGGAATGATTGTATATTCCTCTGTTTCTATGTTTTCATAGACTTCATCTAACTCTTCTTTAGGTTCACCCCAACTATGTGAGTCTTCCACTTTTCCTTCATATTCCAAAAATTCGATAACCGGCTGGAGCTTGTGTCCATTAATTTCTATGTGCTGGCCATATGATACTCCATCCTGTTCAACTTCGGTAATCTTTGCATTGTCCGGAAGGTCATAGACGGCGGTAACGGTGATAACTGCTTTCATTTTTACACTCCTGTGTTTTTTGTAGAAGAAGTAATTGTTAAGTAATCTAAGTTAATTATAGTATAATCAGATGAAGGTCAAGAGCTGCTGTACTGTGAGTAACTGAACCGCATGAAATATAGTCTACTCCTGTTTGGGCAATAGCAAAAGCGGTGTCAATAGAGATATTTCCGCTCGCTTCCAGTTCTACAGATTTTTGTTCTGTGTTTCGTTTGTTTACGCAATATTTCATTGTATCAATACTCATATTATCAAGCATTATTCTGTTTGGTTTCATATCCAGTGCAATACAGAAATCCTCTACCGACTGAACTTCTATCTCAATTTTCAGCTCTGTGTATTTTTCTCTGTACCGGAACGCTTTAACCAGCGCTTCTTTTACACTACCGGCTTTTTTGATATGAGTATCTTTAATGAGAATCATGTCATAAAGCCCGAAACGATGGTTGAAGCCTCCGCCATCCACAACTGCTTGCTTCTCAAAAAAACGCAAACCCGGCAGAGTTTTACGGGTATCAAGAAGTTTGGTGTTGGTTTTAGAGAGTTTTTCTACGATTGATGAAACAGCTGTTGCGATGCCGCTTAAATGTTGCAGAAAATTCAAAATGGTTCTTTCACCCGCAAGAATTTGTTTAACTGGACCATGCAGTCTGCATATTTCTGTTCCGGGTTTAAGTATATCGCCATCTTGGGAAATCATCTCTACTTTCACATCCCCCCCGCAGGCATCAAAAACAGGAGCGATTAAGTATGAACCAGACAATATGCCTGACCCCTTACTCTTTATAAGTGCATCCCCACGATCGCCATCATTAAAAATCGCGTTACTCGTAACATCACCACTATCGCCTAAATCTTCATTAAGAGCTGTTTTGACAGCGGATTGTATCAGCTTCTCTTTAAATTGTTCCATCATAACCCTGTGAATTTTTAAAACTACTGTCTGTTTAAAAACGCATAAGTGGGATTAAAGCTTATGAGTTATGCCAATCTGTACTTCAAACACAGAATTGGTGTCGCCAAACTTTTGCAGATCACTGCTTTGATCACTAAAATAAAACTTAGCAGCCGCAGTTAGAAGACAATTAAAAAAAAGAGGCAGGGTTGTGATCTCAAATCCACTTTCAAAGCTTAGAGAACTAAAGAACGAACCATTTGGTGGATACAGTGCCCCGTTTGCTTGAGTAACATAGATTATGCCATTGCTTATAAATGGTAAAAAGGTCTCATCGAAAGTGAAAGAAAGGTCAAACGAGAAGTTTTTTGTTTCCTCCTGGGTGGTATCGATTACATTAAAGGAGTTTTCAGTTTTGTAATCACGCTTAAAATATGCCTGAAACGATGTACCCGGGGTGGGGTTAATCCTGAAATCAAGGAAAAACCCCTGGGTGTTCCTCTCTTCTGATAGAATCGAGTTTGGGGTTTGCAGTGACAAGGAATTACCCGAATCGGCGCTTTGAAACATAGTTCTCTGTCTCATGTAACTTCTTCCAAACTGCTCTGTTACAAACTGGCCAGACTCAGTAATAATACCAGCTGCTGCATGTATCCGGTTAAGATTGAGGAAAAAAGAGGGCACCTTCACTATAAAACCTTCATAAGATCCCAAAAGATGACCATACTCAACAGTTGTACCAAATGCAAAGTTATAATCGGAAAACAATTCCCCCTCAAACCCGACACCCACTATATGTACAGACGGTTCATTGAGATCATCTGTCGCAGTGAGTTGAGAGGTGTTATAAGTTTGGTTTTCTTCAGATGGTTCACTGCTTTGATTCAGGTCAAAATAGTACCCAAACCCAAAATTATAAACCGAAGGTTTCAATGAAAGATGCACCGCTCCAACCTCAGGGGCCAATACGTTTTGGAGAAATGTAGTTAAGAATAGATCAGGATTTCTTCTATGCTGAATGACTAATCCTGCATCCCTGAAGAGCGAATTGTAGTTATTGCTGTTAAAGTTTCTTACGATAAAGCCGCTTGATACTGTCAGGTCCGAAAAAGAGCCCAGTTGAATAGAAGTGTTTTTTGAGCTGAAAGTAATATGATCGACCATATCTATGATACCTTCCATAGATGTTGGACCGAATATAAACTGCCCTTGTGCATTTTTCAGCATCCCGATTCGGATACCTGTATAGAAATTTGAAAAACTGTGGTGGGCTGTTAAAAAAACCGATGGGCTTACAGCACCATCTCCCGCTCTAACAGCAGTTTTTACTCCAAACGAAGTAGTGCGCTTTGGGGGAGTGTTTTCTATGGAACTCCAAAATGAATGATTGCCATACTTTTCTTTGAGTATGCTGCCCCAGATAGAATTAATACTGAAGATATAGTTATCCATCCCTTCATCAACATAGGGCTCAAGTTTTTTCTCCGCTGCTCTTCGTTCTCTGGGGGCTTGATCATCGGTTGGATCTATTCCTGCGGCTTCAACCAAAGAGGAGATATACTGTTCTCCAAAAAAATGCTCAAGAACAGTGAGGTGTCTTGTTGTCATATAAAGAGGTGCTGTAGGCTCGCGGTTTTGGAGAACCATTGAGGTAAAACCACGTTGAAGTATAACTGTTCTTTGCTGAGCGATGTTTCTTATGGTTGCTCTTCCCTCTAATACCTGAATTCCGGTTTCTCCGGCCTGTGATTCCGTAAGGGTTGATAGAGCTCCATCCTCTATTTCGCTTACTGCGTTAGCGGTATAAACTCTTATTAATGCATCAGAGTTGGTTCTGGTGAAAACACCACCTTCGAAAACTGTAATATTGATTTCACTGATCTCTTGCTGATTATCTACATTCAAAAGAGCTTTTGAGTTTGAGCCCAGAATAGCCATATCAAGTTCATTAAATCTGATCGTTAATCTCGTTTGAAACAATGATTCAACCAGATCATTATCACCCAATCGATCTCCTGCTCTTAAAGTTTCCCAGGCACCTCTTTGATTTCGCTGAACCCGGGCAGTCCCTTCCAGAGAAGTGATTTCAAAGTCTGCTTGTGAATAAGCTGGTAGCACTAAACTTAGAAACAACAGTACGCAGCACCACTGTTTTATCTTGGGGCTAAATTTGGATGGAGTAGTGTATGTTGCTTTGCTCTTCCACCGATGGTGAGAAAAGATGTGGCACAAAAAGCAAATTTTATAATCCACCAATTCTTTTAAGGCTAGGTGTTTCATCAAAGACCAGTCAGTATGTCAGTTTGGTGCAAAAAAACGCTAAATAGTATTATAGATAGTATTCTATTAGAGCATAATTGTAAAGAACATTATACTCAGCAGGCTGAATCTTTTTGGGTACTTTTTTTTGAATGAT
The nucleotide sequence above comes from Chitinispirillales bacterium ANBcel5. Encoded proteins:
- the nadC gene encoding carboxylating nicotinate-nucleotide diphosphorylase, producing the protein MMEQFKEKLIQSAVKTALNEDLGDSGDVTSNAIFNDGDRGDALIKSKGSGILSGSYLIAPVFDACGGDVKVEMISQDGDILKPGTEICRLHGPVKQILAGERTILNFLQHLSGIATAVSSIVEKLSKTNTKLLDTRKTLPGLRFFEKQAVVDGGGFNHRFGLYDMILIKDTHIKKAGSVKEALVKAFRYREKYTELKIEIEVQSVEDFCIALDMKPNRIMLDNMSIDTMKYCVNKRNTEQKSVELEASGNISIDTAFAIAQTGVDYISCGSVTHSTAALDLHLIIL